The Drosophila innubila isolate TH190305 chromosome 3R unlocalized genomic scaffold, UK_Dinn_1.0 2_E_3R, whole genome shotgun sequence genome has a segment encoding these proteins:
- the LOC117790447 gene encoding uncharacterized protein LOC117790447 — protein MCKIVIFMVASLALISGQAFADDAPTPQSCSEIVKSMDWNDTALFGSWLELARNPNDNTNACMEFRVQLLSDNTTLSLNASHSATPTSLWQDINEPTQRLTLTPNATTGYNVTFNGKNYEFVKLLQLVNSTYLVGCGYTNATNSSTGYGFILGRYGKYNTTGLQTVNNNAAVLYKDFTNNNYTIVRQDGCTRNSASQSVPLITGFLALAVLLIKAL, from the exons ATGTGCAAAATTGTGATTTTTATGGTAGCCAGTTTGGCTCTAATTTCTGGCCAGGCTTTTGCCGATGACGCTCCCACGCCTCAAAGTTGcagtgaaattgtgaaaagtaTGGATTGGAATGATACCGCA CTCTTCGGCAGCTGGCTGGAGTTGGCCCGTAATCCGAATGACAACACCAATGCCTGCATGGAGTTCCGTGTGCAGCTCCTCAGCGACAACACAACCTTAAGTTTGAATGCCTCACACTCGGCTACGCCAACATCTCTGTGGCAGGACATCAATGAGCCCACACAGCGTTTGACTCTGACTCCCAATGCCACAACTGGCTACAATGTCACCTTTAATGGCAAAAACTATGAGTTCGTCAAGCTCCTCCAGTTGGTCAACAGCACCTACCTCGTCGGATGTGGATATACCAATGCTACTAACTCCAGTACCGGCTACGGCTTCATTCTCGGTCGCTATGGCAAATACAATACCACCGGTCTGCAGACAGTCAACAATAATGCCGCCGTGTTGTACAAGGACTTTACTAACAATAACTACACTATCGTCCGTCAAGATGG aTGCACCAGGAACTCGGCATCCCAGTCGGTGCCTCTGATAACTGGTTTCCTGGCCCTCGCTGTCTTGTTAATCAAGGCGCTCTAA
- the LOC117790446 gene encoding uncharacterized protein LOC117790446 gives MCKIVIFMVASLALISGQALADDVPPTPQSCSEIVKSMDWNDTALFGSWLELARNPNDNTNACMQFRAELLSDNKTLSFNASHSTTPTSLWQDINEPTQRLTLTPNATTGYSVTLDGKNYKFIKLLQLVQTNYLIGCGYTNAANSSTGYGFILGRDGKYNDAGIKSVNNYAAGFYKDFTNNNYTTILQDGCIRNSAPQSLPLITGFLALAILLIKAN, from the exons ATGTGCAAAATTGTGATTTTTATG GTAGCCAGTTTGGCTCTAATTTCTGGCCAGGCTTTGGCCGATGATGTTCCTCCCACGCCTCAAAGTTGtagtgaaattgtgaaaagtaTGGATTGGAATGATACCGCA CTCTTCGGCAGCTGGCTGGAGTTGGCCCGTAATCCGAATGACAACACCAATGCCTGCATGCAGTTCCGTGCGGAGCTGCTTAGCGACAACAAAACCTTGAGTTTTAATGCCTCACACTCGACTACGCCAACATCTCTGTGGCAGGACATCAATGAGCCCACACAGCGTTTGACTCTGACTCCCAATGCCACAACTGGCTACAGTGTCACCTTGGATGGCAAAAACTATAAGTTCATCAAGCTCCTCCAGTTGGTTCAAACAAACTACCTCATCGGATGCGGATATACCAATGCCGCTAACTCCAGTACCGGCTATGGCTTTATTCTGGGTCGCGATGGCAAATACAATGACGCCGGTATTAAGTCAGTCAACAATTATGCTGCCGGTTTTTACAAGGACtttaccaacaacaactacaccaCCATCCTTCAAGATGG TTGCATAAGGAACTCGGCACCTCAGTCACTGCCTCTGATAACTGGTTTCCTGGCTCTCgctattttgttaataaaggCGAACtga
- the LOC117790496 gene encoding uncharacterized protein LOC117790496: protein MSSKSNILGLGALYVFLALGLFSGHSVNAQVASSPLACNVSSSIALDLDKFAGIWWEIARQPLGSMLCTEINVTVLNATQDNVIIDTTYSNTPDYPYVNQTINATLTVANGTAQPSGYNFTYSNPAASMPYTVFKVLDTDYTSFAFICGYTNATDNSTEFGMIIARNRTLSTVVLDSLESQSSAISSNFANGSMSLITQDETCTGNGADPSTAFTVFYAVFAFVIYLLTK from the exons ATGTCTTCCAAGAGCAACATATTGGGACTGGGAGCTCTCTATGTCTTCCTGGCACTGGGTTTGTTTTCCGGTCACTCGGTTAACGCTCAAGTTGCCAGCTCACCATTGGCCTGTAatgtcagcagcagcataGCCCTCGATTTGGACAAG TTCGCAGGCATTTGGTGGGAAATTGCACGTCAACCTCTCGGTTCCATGTTATGCACGGAAATCAATGTGACTGTGTTGAATGCGACTCAAGATAATGTGATCATTGATACGACTTATTCGAACACCCCGGATTATCCCTATGTTAATCAGACCATCAATGCAACACTGACTGTTGCTAATGGCACTGCTCAACCCTCTGGCTACAATTTCACATATTCGAATCCCGCAGCTTCTATGCCGTACACGGTCTTTAAAGTTCTGGACACCGATTATACAAGCTTTGCATTCATCTGTGGTTATACCAATGCTACCGATAACTCCACCGAATTTGGCATGATCATCGCCAGAAATCGCACTCTATCCACTGTGGTTTTGGATTCTCTGGAAAGTCAAAGTTCGGCGATATCTTCAAATTTTGCTAATGGAAGCATGTCATTGATCACTCAAGATGAAAC ATGTACTGGAAACGGAGCTGATCCCTCGACGGCTTTTACAGTCTTCTATGCCGTATTTGCCTTTGTCATTTATCTTCTGACTAAAtaa